One Comamonas sp. 26 genomic region harbors:
- a CDS encoding lytic transglycosylase domain-containing protein, giving the protein MPESLLSRRSCLTAAASLALPSAGWLLPQTAWAGGQLEEPLADSVRTALSSAVAGSGAPPELEFTSTEARMSYLRWLVACSDKLVKRKADPQVRREFLQTVWYESKRAGLDVSMVMGLIQVESGYRKFAISSVGARGYMQIMPFWMRLIGDGDIGKLFHMQTNLRFGCVILRHYMDREKGDAYMALGRYNGSRGQPQYPNAVFGAQRRWLVDEPKAV; this is encoded by the coding sequence ATGCCAGAAAGCCTTCTCAGCCGCCGCTCCTGCCTGACTGCCGCAGCCTCGCTTGCCCTTCCATCGGCAGGGTGGCTGCTGCCGCAAACCGCATGGGCGGGCGGTCAGCTGGAAGAGCCTTTGGCCGATTCCGTTCGCACTGCTTTGAGTTCGGCGGTGGCTGGCTCGGGCGCACCGCCCGAGCTGGAGTTCACCTCGACCGAGGCGCGCATGAGCTATCTGCGCTGGCTGGTGGCTTGCAGCGACAAACTGGTCAAGCGCAAGGCCGACCCGCAGGTGCGGCGTGAGTTTTTGCAGACCGTCTGGTACGAATCCAAGCGCGCTGGGCTGGATGTGTCCATGGTCATGGGCCTGATTCAGGTGGAGAGCGGCTATCGCAAGTTCGCCATCTCCAGCGTCGGGGCACGTGGCTATATGCAGATCATGCCGTTCTGGATGCGACTGATCGGCGATGGCGACATTGGCAAGCTGTTTCACATGCAGACCAATCTGCGCTTTGGCTGCGTGATCTTGCGCCACTACATGGACCGTGAAAAAGGCGATGCCTATATGGCGCTGGGCCGCTACAACGGCAGCCGTGGCCAGCCCCAGTACCCGAACGCCGTCTTTGGCGCGCAGCGGCGCTGGCTGGTTGATGAGCCCAAGGCGGTCTGA
- a CDS encoding proline--tRNA ligase has product MKASQFLISTLKEAPADAEVVSHKLMTRAGMIKKLGAGIYNYMPMGLRVIRKVEAIVREEMNRAGAIETTMPVVQPAELWQETGRFEKMGPELLRIQDRHGRDFIVQPTSEEVVTDIARQEFKSYKQLPKNLYQIQTKFRDERRPRFGLMRGREFIMKDAYSFDKDRDTAQISYQTMREAYKRIFDRFGLQYRAVRADSGAIGGDLSEEFQVIASTGEDAIVYCSQSDYAANIEKAESLAPTQARPAAAKAMEKVATPGNSTCEAVAAQLGLPLSQTVKSLVLATDELDDKGLIVKTQVWLLLLRGDHEMNEIKVGKVEGLTGFRFASVSEIEDHFGSKPGYLGPIGLKKPVNIVVDRDVAVMADWICGANEEDFHITGVNFGRDLPEPAVIADLRNVVAGDKSPDGAGELAIERGIEIGHVFYLGTKYSQAMNATFLGDNGKPQHFEMGCYGIGVTRLPAAAIEQNHDERGIIWPDAIAPFTVVICPIGMGRSEAVKEEAFKLYDALLALGVDVILDDRDERPGAMLADWELIGVPHRVVLGDRGLKEGVVEYQQRRDTEATKLATNEVLNHLKSRLGL; this is encoded by the coding sequence ATGAAAGCCTCCCAATTTCTCATCTCCACCCTCAAAGAAGCTCCGGCCGACGCTGAAGTGGTCAGCCACAAGCTCATGACACGGGCTGGCATGATCAAAAAGCTGGGTGCGGGTATCTACAACTACATGCCCATGGGCTTGCGCGTGATTCGCAAGGTCGAGGCCATCGTGCGCGAAGAAATGAACCGTGCCGGTGCCATTGAAACCACCATGCCTGTGGTACAGCCTGCCGAGCTGTGGCAGGAGACCGGTCGCTTCGAAAAGATGGGCCCCGAGCTGCTGCGTATTCAAGACCGCCATGGCCGCGACTTCATTGTTCAGCCCACTTCCGAAGAAGTGGTGACCGATATCGCCCGTCAGGAGTTCAAGAGCTACAAGCAGCTGCCTAAGAACCTCTACCAAATCCAGACCAAGTTTCGCGATGAGCGCCGTCCGCGCTTTGGCCTGATGCGCGGCCGCGAATTCATCATGAAGGACGCTTACTCCTTCGACAAGGATCGCGATACCGCCCAGATCAGCTACCAGACCATGCGCGAAGCCTACAAGCGCATTTTTGATCGCTTTGGCCTGCAATACCGCGCCGTGCGTGCGGACAGCGGTGCCATCGGCGGCGATTTGAGCGAAGAATTCCAGGTGATTGCTTCGACGGGTGAAGACGCTATCGTCTACTGCTCACAGAGCGACTACGCGGCCAATATCGAAAAGGCCGAGTCTCTGGCTCCCACACAGGCCCGTCCTGCAGCCGCCAAGGCGATGGAAAAGGTCGCAACCCCCGGTAACAGCACTTGCGAAGCCGTGGCGGCTCAGCTGGGTCTGCCATTGAGCCAGACCGTCAAGTCGCTGGTGCTGGCCACCGACGAGCTGGACGACAAGGGCCTGATCGTCAAGACGCAAGTCTGGCTGCTGCTGCTGCGCGGCGACCACGAGATGAATGAGATCAAGGTTGGCAAGGTTGAAGGCCTGACTGGCTTCCGCTTTGCATCTGTGTCCGAGATCGAAGACCACTTCGGCAGCAAGCCCGGTTATCTGGGCCCCATTGGCTTGAAGAAGCCTGTGAACATCGTGGTGGACCGCGATGTGGCCGTGATGGCTGACTGGATCTGCGGTGCCAACGAAGAAGACTTCCACATCACCGGCGTGAACTTTGGCCGTGATCTGCCCGAGCCTGCCGTGATTGCCGACCTGCGCAACGTAGTGGCTGGCGACAAGTCCCCCGACGGCGCTGGCGAGCTGGCGATTGAGCGCGGCATTGAAATCGGCCATGTGTTCTACCTGGGCACCAAGTATTCGCAGGCCATGAATGCCACCTTCCTGGGTGACAACGGCAAGCCACAGCACTTCGAAATGGGTTGCTACGGTATTGGCGTGACCCGTCTGCCGGCGGCTGCCATTGAGCAGAACCACGACGAGCGCGGCATCATCTGGCCCGACGCGATTGCGCCGTTCACCGTGGTGATCTGCCCCATCGGCATGGGCCGCAGCGAAGCGGTGAAGGAAGAAGCCTTCAAGCTGTACGACGCCCTGCTGGCTCTGGGTGTGGACGTGATTCTGGACGACCGCGACGAGCGCCCAGGTGCCATGCTGGCCGACTGGGAGCTGATTGGTGTGCCCCACCGCGTGGTGCTGGGTGACCGTGGTCTGAAGGAAGGCGTGGTCGAGTACCAGCAGCGCCGTGACACAGAAGCTACAAAGCTGGCGACGAATGAGGTGCTGAACCACCTCAAGAGCCGTTTGGGCTTGTAA
- a CDS encoding RNA pyrophosphohydrolase — translation MLDRDGFRPNVGIILLNQRNQVFWGKRIRTHSWQFPQGGIDRGETPEQAMFRELHEEVGLKPNHVRVVARTRDWLRYEVPDRYIRRDARGHYKGQKQIWFLLQLVGHDWDLNLRATDHPEFDAWRWNDYWVPLDVVVEFKRGVYEMALTELARFLPRGEQQRNRYLRSGMRPREQETGQPGAVPSAHQTPALYPARTGSFRINPGIELPPGASFDPDPQTNINNQQDNKPLQ, via the coding sequence ATGCTTGACCGGGACGGTTTTCGCCCGAACGTCGGCATCATCCTGCTCAACCAAAGAAACCAGGTGTTCTGGGGAAAACGCATTCGCACCCACAGCTGGCAGTTTCCGCAAGGTGGTATTGACCGGGGCGAGACGCCCGAGCAGGCCATGTTCCGTGAACTGCACGAGGAGGTGGGGCTGAAGCCCAATCACGTTCGCGTGGTTGCCCGCACTAGGGACTGGTTGCGCTATGAGGTGCCAGACAGGTATATCCGCCGCGACGCTCGCGGGCATTACAAAGGCCAGAAGCAGATATGGTTTTTGCTTCAATTGGTCGGGCACGACTGGGATTTAAACCTTCGTGCGACTGACCACCCCGAGTTTGATGCCTGGCGCTGGAACGATTACTGGGTTCCACTCGATGTCGTCGTAGAGTTCAAACGCGGTGTGTATGAGATGGCTCTGACCGAGCTGGCGCGGTTTCTGCCGCGAGGCGAGCAGCAGCGCAATCGTTATCTGCGCAGTGGCATGCGGCCACGCGAGCAGGAGACAGGCCAGCCAGGCGCAGTGCCATCTGCGCATCAGACACCGGCTCTGTATCCCGCACGAACTGGAAGCTTTCGCATCAATCCAGGTATCGAGCTGCCGCCCGGCGCCAGTTTTGACCCGGATCCGCAAACAAACATCAACAATCAGCAAGACAACAAGCCTTTGCAATGA
- the proB gene encoding glutamate 5-kinase, which translates to MSSNVLRDAHRIVVKVGSSLVTNEGRGLDEAAIEEWSRQLAALVQGKDGVKREVIMVSSGAIAEGMKRLGWATRPTVVHELQAAAAVGQMGLAQMYETKLREEGVPSAQVLLTHADLADRERYLNARTTLLTLLQLGVVPVINENDTVVVDEIRFGDNDTLGALVANLVEADALVILTDQRGLYSADPRKNPDAKFIDVAEAGNPELEAMAGGAGLSIGTGGMITKILAAKRAAGSGASTVIAWGREKDVLLRLTRGESIGTLLMTHTHKTQARKQWIADHLQLRGSVTVDAGAALKLRDEGKSLLPIGMIAVEGDFSRGEVIAVRDEGGVEIARGLASYASAEARLLCRKSSSEIESLLGYSAGPEMMHRDNMVVAGL; encoded by the coding sequence ATGTCTTCCAATGTGTTGCGTGATGCACATCGCATCGTGGTCAAGGTCGGCTCCAGTCTGGTGACCAATGAAGGTCGAGGGCTGGATGAGGCGGCCATTGAGGAGTGGAGTCGTCAGCTGGCGGCTCTGGTGCAAGGCAAAGATGGCGTCAAGCGCGAAGTCATCATGGTCTCCAGCGGTGCTATTGCCGAAGGCATGAAGCGCCTAGGCTGGGCCACGCGCCCGACCGTGGTGCATGAATTGCAGGCCGCTGCCGCTGTTGGGCAGATGGGCTTGGCCCAGATGTACGAGACCAAGCTGCGCGAAGAGGGTGTGCCCAGCGCGCAGGTGCTGCTGACCCATGCCGACCTGGCTGACCGTGAACGCTACCTGAACGCGCGCACCACGCTGCTCACGCTGCTGCAGCTGGGCGTGGTGCCTGTCATCAACGAGAACGATACGGTCGTCGTCGATGAAATCCGCTTTGGTGACAACGACACGCTGGGGGCACTGGTCGCCAATCTGGTTGAGGCGGATGCACTGGTGATCTTGACCGATCAGCGCGGCCTCTACAGCGCTGACCCGCGCAAGAACCCCGATGCCAAGTTCATCGACGTGGCCGAAGCTGGCAACCCTGAGCTGGAGGCCATGGCGGGCGGCGCGGGCCTTTCCATTGGCACCGGCGGCATGATCACCAAGATTCTGGCGGCCAAGCGCGCCGCCGGCTCGGGTGCATCAACGGTGATTGCCTGGGGGCGTGAAAAAGACGTGCTGCTGCGCCTGACGCGTGGTGAATCGATTGGCACTTTGTTGATGACGCATACGCACAAGACGCAGGCGCGCAAACAGTGGATTGCCGACCATCTGCAGCTGCGCGGCTCGGTGACGGTGGATGCAGGCGCTGCGCTCAAGCTGCGAGACGAAGGCAAGAGCCTGCTGCCCATCGGCATGATTGCGGTGGAGGGCGACTTCTCTCGCGGTGAAGTGATTGCCGTGCGCGATGAGGGCGGTGTTGAGATTGCCCGTGGTCTGGCCAGCTATGCCAGCGCCGAGGCAAGGCTGCTGTGCCGCAAGAGCTCTTCAGAGATTGAGTCACTGCTTGGATACTCGGCTGGCCCAGAGATGATGCACCGCGACAATATGGTGGTGGCAGGGCTCTGA
- the cgtA gene encoding Obg family GTPase CgtA has protein sequence MKFVDEAFIDISAGDGGNGCVSFRHEKYKEFGGPDGGDGGRGGHVYAVADENLNTLVDYRYSRRHDAKRGQHGMGSDMFGAAGDDITLNMPVGTIISDADTGEVLFELLEAGQVITIAKGGDGGFGNLRFKSAINRAPRQKTPGFPGERRNLKLELKVLADVGLLGMPNAGKSTFITAVSNARPKIADYPFTTLHPNLGVVRVAAEQSFVVADIPGLIEGASEGAGLGHLFLRHLQRTRLLLHVVDIAPFDEGVDPVEQAKAIVSELKKYDADLYNKPRWVVLNKLDMVPVEERAAKVKDFVKRFKWKGPVYEISALTREGCEPLIRKIFEHVHNQQLSEQAPKEVDPRFVGGEDSELDMTDPRFASYDPE, from the coding sequence ATGAAGTTCGTTGACGAAGCTTTTATCGACATTTCCGCTGGTGACGGTGGCAATGGGTGCGTGTCTTTCCGGCACGAAAAATACAAAGAATTTGGCGGCCCCGACGGTGGTGACGGTGGCCGTGGCGGTCACGTGTATGCCGTGGCCGACGAGAACCTGAACACGCTGGTGGACTATCGCTACTCGCGTCGTCACGATGCCAAGCGTGGTCAGCACGGTATGGGTTCCGATATGTTTGGCGCTGCGGGCGACGACATTACGCTGAACATGCCCGTGGGCACCATCATCAGCGATGCCGATACCGGCGAAGTGCTGTTTGAATTGCTGGAGGCCGGACAGGTCATCACCATTGCCAAGGGCGGCGATGGTGGTTTTGGCAATCTGCGCTTCAAGAGCGCTATCAACCGCGCTCCACGCCAGAAGACCCCCGGCTTTCCCGGCGAACGTCGCAATCTGAAGCTGGAGCTGAAGGTGCTGGCCGACGTGGGCCTGCTGGGTATGCCCAATGCGGGCAAGTCCACTTTCATCACAGCCGTGTCCAATGCGCGCCCCAAGATTGCGGACTATCCTTTCACCACCTTGCACCCCAATCTGGGTGTGGTGCGTGTGGCTGCTGAGCAGAGCTTTGTGGTTGCCGATATTCCGGGTCTGATCGAAGGCGCCTCTGAAGGTGCTGGCCTGGGTCACCTATTCCTACGCCACCTGCAGCGCACGCGTCTGCTGCTGCATGTTGTGGATATCGCACCGTTTGACGAAGGCGTGGACCCTGTCGAGCAGGCCAAGGCCATTGTGAGCGAGCTGAAGAAATACGACGCAGACCTCTACAACAAGCCGCGCTGGGTGGTGCTCAACAAGTTGGACATGGTTCCCGTGGAAGAGCGCGCAGCCAAGGTCAAGGACTTCGTCAAGCGCTTCAAGTGGAAGGGCCCGGTCTATGAGATCTCGGCGCTGACCCGCGAAGGCTGCGAGCCGCTGATCCGCAAAATCTTCGAACATGTGCACAACCAGCAGCTGTCTGAGCAGGCTCCGAAGGAAGTGGATCCCCGTTTTGTGGGAGGCGAGGATTCTGAGTTGGATATGACCGATCCCCGTTTCGCATCCTACGATCCGGAATAA
- the rpmA gene encoding 50S ribosomal protein L27, which translates to MAQKKGGGSTRNGRDSKPKMLGVKAFGGELVTAGSIIVRQRGTKFHPGENVGVGKDHTLFALVDGHVSFAVKGALSKQTVNISAA; encoded by the coding sequence ATGGCACAGAAAAAAGGCGGCGGCTCTACGCGCAATGGACGTGATTCCAAGCCAAAAATGCTGGGCGTGAAAGCCTTTGGTGGCGAGCTGGTTACAGCTGGTTCCATCATCGTGCGTCAGCGCGGCACCAAGTTCCACCCCGGTGAGAACGTGGGCGTGGGCAAGGATCACACCCTGTTTGCACTCGTTGACGGCCACGTGTCGTTCGCAGTGAAGGGCGCTCTGTCCAAGCAAACAGTCAACATCTCGGCTGCATAA
- the rplU gene encoding 50S ribosomal protein L21 → MYAVIKTGGKQYRVAAGEKIKVEQIAADVGQEIVIDQVLAVGNGSEIKIGAPLVSGATVKATVVAHGKHDKVHIFKMRRRKHYQKRQGHRQQFTELQIVAIAA, encoded by the coding sequence ATGTACGCGGTCATAAAAACCGGCGGCAAGCAATATCGTGTTGCTGCTGGCGAAAAAATTAAAGTAGAACAGATTGCTGCGGACGTAGGCCAGGAAATTGTGATCGATCAAGTTTTGGCAGTCGGCAACGGCTCCGAAATCAAGATCGGCGCTCCCCTGGTGTCCGGCGCAACTGTGAAGGCAACTGTTGTTGCTCACGGTAAGCACGACAAAGTGCACATCTTCAAGATGCGTCGTCGTAAGCACTATCAAAAACGTCAAGGCCACCGTCAACAGTTCACCGAACTGCAAATCGTGGCAATTGCTGCTTAA
- a CDS encoding polyprenyl synthetase family protein: MREVDIVIAQRLTTSVPLIAQISQYIIAAGGKRLRPALLLLISGALGYQGKNKYTLAAVVELIHTATLLHDDVVDESTLRRGRATANETFGNPASVLVGDFLHTRSFQMMVEVGSMRVLRILSDATNVIAEGEVQQLINTHDASLDEAGYLHVIRSKTAQLFEASAQLAAVLADAPAEIEQACAAYGQALGTAFQIIDDVLDYTGNAQEMGKNLGDDLREGKCTLPLIAAMQRGTPEQAAIVRSAIEQGSTDQLDAVVEIVRNTGALDIARAAAHSEALRAIDALAALPSNAHTASLLELASQLLERRT, encoded by the coding sequence ATGCGTGAAGTGGATATTGTCATTGCGCAGCGATTGACAACCAGCGTTCCTCTGATTGCACAGATCTCCCAGTACATCATTGCGGCGGGCGGCAAACGTTTGCGCCCTGCGCTGCTGCTCTTGATCAGTGGTGCTCTTGGTTACCAAGGCAAAAACAAGTACACCCTGGCAGCGGTGGTGGAGCTGATTCATACCGCCACCCTGCTGCATGACGATGTGGTGGACGAATCCACGCTGCGCCGCGGCCGTGCAACGGCCAATGAGACGTTTGGCAACCCTGCCAGCGTCTTGGTGGGCGACTTTCTGCACACACGCTCCTTCCAGATGATGGTGGAAGTGGGCAGCATGCGCGTGCTGCGAATCCTGTCGGACGCCACCAATGTGATTGCTGAAGGTGAAGTTCAGCAGCTCATCAACACCCATGACGCATCGCTGGATGAGGCAGGCTATCTGCATGTCATTCGCTCCAAGACCGCCCAGCTCTTTGAAGCCAGTGCCCAATTGGCCGCTGTCCTGGCAGATGCACCTGCCGAAATTGAGCAAGCCTGCGCCGCCTACGGTCAGGCCTTAGGCACCGCCTTCCAGATCATTGACGATGTACTGGACTACACAGGCAACGCGCAGGAAATGGGCAAAAACCTGGGCGATGACCTGCGCGAAGGCAAATGCACTCTGCCACTGATTGCTGCCATGCAACGCGGCACTCCCGAGCAAGCAGCAATTGTTCGCAGTGCCATTGAACAAGGCTCAACCGACCAACTGGATGCCGTTGTTGAAATCGTGCGCAACACAGGTGCTCTGGACATTGCCAGAGCTGCCGCTCACAGCGAAGCCCTGCGCGCCATCGATGCTCTGGCAGCATTACCAAGCAACGCGCACACTGCCAGCTTGCTTGAACTGGCATCTCAGCTACTGGAGCGCCGCACCTGA
- the pilB gene encoding type IV-A pilus assembly ATPase PilB: MAAADNLQKPSAAPIAIPGLGRALISAGKVSQQAAEAAVKKAATSRTPFITELSQSGEISALEIAETISTMFSTPLLDLNAIDTQQLPRELLDPKISTTYRVLALTKRGNRITVATADPTQQEAAEQIKFTTQLLVDWVVVEADKLQKLIDQTGKSVSESLDSYSSSGDFDFDDVKIEDAPEEKDNIGADVEDAPVVKFLHKMLLDAFNMRASDLHFEPYEHSYRVRFRVDGELREIASPPIAIKDKLASRIKVISRLDISEKRIPQDGRMKLKVGPDRVIDFRVSTLPTLFGEKIVIRILDPSSAKMGIEALGYEPEEKERLLKAIKRPYGMILVTGPTGSGKTVSLYTCLNLLNQPGVNIATAEDPSEINMPGVNQVNVNEKAGLTFAAALKSFLRQDPDIIMVGEIRDLETADISIKAAQTGHLVLSTLHTNDAPTTLTRMRNMGIAPFNIASSVILITAQRLARRLCPQCKEPADIPHDALLEAGYNEDELDGSWTSYKPVGCPACNNGYKGRVGIYQVMPISEEMQRIILRDGSALEIAAQSKAEGVRSLRASGLHKVKLGQTSLEEVLAVTNE; the protein is encoded by the coding sequence ATGGCTGCTGCCGATAACCTGCAAAAACCCTCTGCTGCCCCCATCGCCATCCCCGGCCTGGGCAGAGCTCTGATTTCAGCAGGCAAAGTTTCCCAGCAAGCAGCCGAGGCAGCAGTCAAGAAGGCCGCGACAAGCCGCACACCCTTCATCACTGAACTCAGCCAGTCCGGCGAAATCAGTGCACTGGAAATCGCGGAAACCATTTCCACCATGTTCAGCACACCATTACTGGACCTGAATGCTATTGATACCCAGCAACTCCCTCGCGAACTGCTGGACCCAAAGATCAGCACTACCTACCGCGTACTGGCCCTGACCAAGCGCGGAAACCGGATCACTGTCGCTACAGCAGACCCGACACAGCAAGAGGCCGCTGAGCAGATCAAGTTCACGACCCAGTTACTGGTTGACTGGGTTGTCGTCGAAGCAGACAAGCTTCAAAAGCTGATCGACCAGACAGGCAAAAGCGTCAGCGAATCTCTGGACAGCTACTCCAGCTCGGGCGATTTCGATTTTGATGACGTCAAAATCGAAGATGCACCCGAAGAAAAAGACAACATTGGCGCGGACGTTGAAGATGCGCCCGTCGTCAAGTTCCTGCACAAGATGCTGCTGGACGCCTTCAATATGCGCGCCTCGGACTTGCACTTTGAACCTTACGAGCACAGCTACCGTGTGCGATTTCGCGTGGATGGTGAGTTGCGTGAAATCGCATCTCCTCCTATCGCGATCAAGGACAAGCTGGCCTCACGCATCAAGGTGATCTCGCGTCTGGATATTTCAGAAAAGCGCATCCCGCAAGACGGCCGCATGAAGCTCAAAGTCGGGCCTGACCGAGTTATCGACTTTCGCGTGAGCACACTCCCCACTTTGTTTGGCGAGAAGATCGTGATCCGTATTCTCGACCCAAGCTCTGCCAAGATGGGTATCGAGGCACTGGGCTACGAGCCCGAAGAAAAAGAGCGCCTGCTCAAGGCCATCAAGCGCCCTTATGGAATGATTCTGGTGACCGGCCCTACGGGTTCGGGAAAAACGGTTTCACTCTACACATGTCTGAACCTGCTTAACCAGCCCGGCGTCAACATTGCCACGGCTGAAGACCCTTCCGAAATCAACATGCCTGGCGTCAATCAGGTCAATGTGAACGAGAAGGCGGGCCTGACCTTTGCGGCAGCCCTGAAGTCCTTTCTGCGTCAGGATCCAGACATCATCATGGTGGGTGAAATCCGCGATCTGGAAACAGCAGACATTTCTATCAAGGCTGCGCAAACCGGCCACTTGGTGCTATCTACGCTGCACACGAATGATGCACCGACCACACTAACGCGCATGCGCAACATGGGGATTGCGCCCTTCAATATTGCCTCCAGCGTGATTCTGATTACCGCGCAGCGACTCGCCCGCCGCCTGTGCCCTCAATGCAAAGAGCCTGCTGATATTCCGCATGACGCTTTACTTGAAGCCGGCTACAACGAAGATGAACTGGATGGCAGCTGGACCAGCTACAAGCCCGTCGGCTGCCCCGCCTGCAATAACGGCTACAAAGGTCGTGTCGGCATCTATCAGGTCATGCCAATCAGCGAAGAGATGCAGCGCATCATCTTGCGTGATGGCAGCGCATTGGAAATCGCAGCCCAATCCAAGGCGGAAGGCGTCCGCTCATTGCGGGCCTCGGGCCTACACAAAGTTAAATTAGGACAGACCTCACTCGAAGAAGTGCTGGCTGTTACCAACGAGTAA